Proteins from a genomic interval of Beijerinckia indica subsp. indica ATCC 9039:
- a CDS encoding ABC transporter ATP-binding protein, with protein MIVSPLLSVRDLTIKFPKAKPVRDLGFDVFEGKTLAIVGESGSGKSLSALALLRLLPRAARITSGQINFSGRDLLKLSERSMRDLRGKDIAMIFQEPMTSLNPVLTIGAQIIESLRRHESLSAAAARARAIDLLDLVRIPDPHLRLDDYPHRLSGGMRQRVMIAIAIACRPRLLIADEPTTALDVTIQAQVLELLDRLRREFSMAIILITHDLGVVTQWADDIVVMYAGRKVEQARPGALFADPFHPYTRGLLMAAPRLRGEDHYTKGPLIEIPGSIASALGEKGCAFAPRCPIAQNRCRGIVPDLLSLAGDRLVACPVILTEGEHSVASFGH; from the coding sequence ATGATTGTTTCTCCCCTTCTGAGTGTGCGTGATCTGACGATTAAATTCCCCAAAGCCAAGCCCGTCCGCGATCTCGGCTTCGATGTCTTCGAAGGGAAAACCTTGGCGATCGTCGGCGAATCTGGCTCAGGCAAATCCTTGAGCGCGCTTGCCTTATTGAGGCTTTTGCCACGAGCGGCGCGGATCACATCCGGCCAGATCAATTTTTCGGGCCGGGACCTCTTAAAACTGTCCGAACGCTCTATGCGTGATCTGCGTGGCAAAGACATTGCCATGATCTTCCAGGAGCCGATGACTTCGCTCAATCCAGTCCTGACGATTGGTGCACAGATCATCGAGAGTCTTCGCCGGCATGAGTCCCTTTCGGCGGCGGCCGCACGGGCCCGCGCAATCGATCTTCTCGATCTCGTTCGCATACCGGATCCTCATCTGCGCCTCGATGATTATCCGCATCGTCTCTCCGGCGGCATGCGTCAACGCGTGATGATTGCCATTGCCATCGCTTGTCGCCCCCGTCTCCTGATCGCCGACGAGCCAACCACGGCGCTCGATGTCACAATCCAGGCGCAGGTACTCGAACTCCTCGATCGGCTGCGGCGAGAATTTTCCATGGCGATAATATTGATCACGCATGATCTCGGTGTTGTCACGCAATGGGCCGACGATATTGTTGTGATGTATGCCGGCCGCAAGGTCGAACAGGCAAGGCCGGGGGCGCTATTCGCTGATCCGTTCCATCCTTATACGCGTGGTCTCCTCATGGCGGCGCCGCGGCTGCGGGGCGAGGACCATTATACCAAGGGGCCGCTGATCGAAATTCCCGGCAGCATCGCTTCCGCGCTCGGCGAAAAGGGATGTGCCTTCGCTCCGCGTTGTCCCATCGCGCAAAATCGCTGTCGCGGCATCGTTCCGGATCTTTTGTCGCTAGCCGGGGATCGGCTCGTCGCCTGCCCCGTCATTCTCACCGAGGGAGAGCATAGTGTCGCTTCTTTCGGTCACTGA
- a CDS encoding ABC transporter ATP-binding protein, translated as MSLLSVTDLRTHYSGKAGLLRAVDGVSLSVGQGETVGLVGESGCGKSTLGKTITRLVSPTKGRILFKDEDITHLGDKALRPVRRRLQMIFQDPFGSLNPRQSIKDILAAPLVVHGYGDRAARAKRVEDFLDRVGLPRHVLSHYPHEFSGGQRQRIGIARALILDPELVVCDEPVSALDRSIQAQILNLLSAMKTELNLSYLFISHDLSVVRYFTDRVLVMYLGRIVESADSKTFWAQPKHPYTHALIDAVPDPDRRRHAAPISGDLPSPRNIPPGCRFHPRCPSVTALCRTDEPALRALSPTHEVACHHANTM; from the coding sequence GTGTCGCTTCTTTCGGTCACTGATCTGCGGACGCATTATAGCGGCAAAGCCGGGTTGCTACGGGCGGTCGATGGTGTTTCCCTGTCTGTCGGGCAAGGTGAGACGGTTGGGCTAGTCGGGGAATCCGGCTGCGGGAAATCGACCCTTGGCAAGACGATCACCCGGCTGGTTTCGCCGACCAAGGGCCGTATCCTTTTCAAGGATGAGGATATCACGCATCTCGGCGACAAGGCACTGCGGCCGGTCCGGCGGCGGCTGCAAATGATCTTTCAAGATCCGTTCGGCTCGCTCAATCCACGTCAGAGCATCAAGGACATACTGGCCGCGCCACTCGTCGTCCATGGCTATGGCGATCGCGCGGCCAGAGCAAAACGGGTCGAAGATTTTCTCGACCGCGTCGGCCTTCCGCGTCATGTGCTGTCGCATTATCCGCATGAATTCTCCGGCGGCCAACGCCAGCGTATCGGCATCGCGCGTGCCCTGATCCTCGATCCCGAACTTGTCGTCTGCGACGAGCCGGTCTCGGCGCTCGATCGCTCGATCCAGGCGCAGATCCTGAATCTTCTGTCCGCGATGAAGACGGAGCTCAATCTCTCCTATCTTTTCATCTCGCATGATCTTTCGGTTGTGCGTTATTTCACGGACCGCGTGCTTGTCATGTATCTCGGGCGCATTGTCGAAAGCGCCGACAGCAAAACATTCTGGGCGCAGCCGAAACATCCTTATACGCATGCGCTCATTGATGCCGTGCCTGATCCGGACCGCCGCCGCCATGCCGCGCCGATTAGCGGCGACCTACCAAGTCCACGCAATATTCCTCCAGGTTGCCGTTTTCATCCGCGCTGCCCCTCTGTCACCGCTCTCTGCCGGACCGACGAGCCCGCCCTGCGCGCTCTGAGCCCCACGCATGAGGTCGCTTGCCACCACGCCAACACCATGTGA
- a CDS encoding TonB-dependent receptor, whose amino-acid sequence MLGIALGALPHDLHAQDAHAGMKGMHMGSEPAADNAAPANAQSTTGASDAGHVDDVVVTGQAAQDDGEALMMEVMMKTPRGGDVVTGKQAQQQQIRRLTDVQQIIPNFRPNIAQPRQSRQAIRGVGIAAGSAGTGSPSDTGYMVDNVSWLFAGWQWGNLVDFSSIELILGPTGTAGGHNTNVGTISIRTQLPSFVPSATAETTVGNYNHIIENLVFTGPLIDDRLAYRVTFYVDKGDGWIRDQGTGTTYLDNNRLGFRGQLLGVGDGMTDRLIFNFNASNEHDDYLLGTVGDTSLIYANGTRPTATFFQNMQTKLGKQALTTNPYAPYATRMGRDPTHTYTLSNELNWQIGQNTLTVISAGGYGSFENNGFQGVQNTTLGFGAEGMGGMNTYLWQVSQEVRLSSPTDQPVEWKAGLYSVFENAWDKMHHTYFGWDSAAWLNNPAAMPGLYTRWHNNARDFQIAAYGQTTIHFDPSFALTFGLRDSYDIRYGSDTFYPMFIEGTPFSHAQQEAALIQAGSYGSADTGGFTKYHNAVTGIVNPEIKINDNIRLWGLIGRGDKVSAVNTQDVPIYINGQFNGFTPMFNKPETSWDYEIGVKTSFFDDKWISNVNLYWNDLYNFQASSNQTFTSPAGVVTNVAFLANVPHVRLRGIEFVERLAINEELNFHATGAYTEARYISYPNSPAPPDFAFSGGPAIVSLSNTRLTGIPWWSFSIGYNYEHPVGALLRDLGDAFHVELGDWANASLVGYSYGNVDWFYKTQLTSPVSYVQYWQAPYSIVNAGIGLRTEDNKYSLTLWGKNLFNALPFTSWAYGNANASTQVGISTLGPRFFGATVMMTLW is encoded by the coding sequence ATGCTGGGCATTGCACTGGGGGCCCTCCCCCATGATCTGCACGCCCAGGACGCGCATGCAGGCATGAAAGGCATGCATATGGGTTCGGAGCCGGCGGCGGATAACGCTGCGCCGGCAAACGCGCAATCGACCACCGGCGCATCGGATGCGGGTCATGTCGATGATGTCGTCGTCACCGGCCAAGCCGCGCAAGATGACGGCGAAGCCTTGATGATGGAAGTGATGATGAAGACCCCGCGCGGAGGTGACGTCGTCACAGGCAAACAAGCTCAGCAGCAGCAGATCAGGCGCCTGACGGATGTGCAGCAAATCATTCCGAATTTCCGGCCGAACATCGCCCAGCCACGTCAATCCCGTCAGGCGATCCGTGGCGTTGGCATCGCCGCGGGTTCGGCGGGAACCGGCTCTCCTTCGGATACCGGCTATATGGTCGATAACGTGAGCTGGTTGTTCGCTGGCTGGCAATGGGGCAATTTGGTTGATTTCAGCTCGATCGAACTCATCCTCGGGCCGACGGGCACCGCCGGCGGTCACAATACGAATGTCGGCACGATCTCCATCCGCACGCAATTGCCATCCTTTGTCCCCAGCGCCACGGCCGAAACCACCGTGGGGAATTATAATCATATCATTGAAAACCTTGTTTTCACCGGGCCTCTCATCGACGACCGGCTGGCTTATCGCGTTACTTTCTACGTCGATAAGGGCGATGGCTGGATTCGCGACCAGGGCACGGGCACGACTTATCTCGATAACAACCGGCTTGGCTTTCGCGGACAATTGCTTGGTGTCGGCGATGGAATGACCGATCGCCTCATCTTCAATTTCAATGCCTCCAATGAACATGACGATTATCTTTTGGGCACGGTCGGTGACACGAGTCTGATCTATGCCAATGGCACGAGGCCCACGGCAACATTTTTCCAGAATATGCAAACCAAGCTCGGAAAGCAGGCCCTGACGACCAATCCTTATGCGCCTTATGCGACACGGATGGGCCGTGATCCGACGCACACATATACATTATCGAACGAATTGAACTGGCAGATCGGCCAAAACACCCTGACCGTCATTTCGGCCGGAGGCTATGGTTCCTTTGAGAATAATGGCTTCCAAGGTGTACAAAATACCACCCTTGGCTTCGGCGCCGAGGGCATGGGCGGCATGAATACCTATTTGTGGCAGGTTTCTCAGGAAGTGAGGCTCTCGTCTCCCACGGATCAGCCGGTAGAATGGAAAGCCGGCCTTTATTCCGTCTTCGAAAATGCCTGGGATAAAATGCATCATACCTATTTTGGCTGGGATTCTGCCGCTTGGCTGAATAATCCTGCGGCCATGCCTGGACTTTATACTAGATGGCACAACAATGCGCGGGATTTTCAAATTGCCGCCTACGGGCAAACGACCATCCATTTCGATCCAAGTTTCGCACTAACCTTCGGATTACGTGACAGCTACGATATCCGCTATGGATCAGATACATTTTACCCGATGTTCATTGAAGGGACGCCGTTCTCTCATGCACAGCAAGAGGCGGCGCTTATCCAGGCCGGTAGTTACGGTTCGGCCGATACAGGCGGTTTTACCAAATATCACAATGCCGTCACCGGAATCGTCAATCCGGAAATCAAGATCAATGACAACATCCGGCTGTGGGGCCTTATTGGCCGTGGCGACAAAGTCTCGGCGGTGAATACGCAAGACGTTCCGATTTACATCAATGGACAATTCAACGGCTTCACCCCGATGTTCAATAAGCCAGAAACGTCCTGGGATTACGAAATTGGCGTCAAGACGAGCTTTTTCGACGACAAATGGATTTCCAACGTCAATCTCTATTGGAACGATCTTTATAACTTCCAAGCGAGTTCCAACCAAACCTTCACGAGCCCGGCTGGCGTAGTCACAAACGTCGCTTTTCTCGCCAACGTGCCTCACGTCCGGCTGCGTGGCATCGAATTCGTCGAACGTCTGGCTATTAACGAGGAATTGAATTTTCACGCCACGGGCGCTTATACCGAAGCGCGCTATATCAGCTATCCCAATTCTCCGGCGCCACCCGATTTCGCCTTCTCCGGTGGGCCGGCGATTGTGTCTCTGTCGAATACCCGGCTCACGGGCATACCCTGGTGGTCGTTTTCGATCGGCTACAATTACGAACATCCAGTGGGTGCATTACTCCGTGATCTCGGAGACGCGTTCCATGTCGAACTCGGCGATTGGGCGAATGCCTCTCTGGTCGGTTACAGTTATGGCAATGTCGATTGGTTTTATAAGACACAATTGACCAGCCCCGTCTCTTATGTCCAATATTGGCAAGCACCTTATTCGATCGTCAATGCCGGCATAGGTCTGCGCACGGAGGACAATAAATATAGCCTGACCCTATGGGGCAAGAACCTGTTCAACGCCTTGCCTTTCACCTCCTGGGCTTATGGTAATGCGAACGCCTCGACGCAGGTCGGCATTTCCACATTGGGACCGCGCTTCTTCGGCGCGACAGTCATGATGACACTTTGGTAA
- a CDS encoding TonB-dependent receptor, which produces MAQTATDSSVVQDVVVTAPSLSEVQATARQSTAGASSIVTQQRLEANQITNLVQAQRFQPSLQFKALNIQNLTYNIRGFGNASYSQLLGVFGGVPIYLDGVYLPRPGASTMDIVGLNGVEVLKGPQSTSGGWDSTGGVVLMTTAAPTFTPEQKLEFSYGSYNFARLRASISGPIGGSDKAAFSVGYLNVDREGYIPDVHDFSHRFNSWHDKSVRAQVLLQPDNDLSVRMIFDFSRATQQCCINLFNSAVTNYVNGAPVANNFYTRAARFNYTPTPNQLATYESDISGYVSEAVMGYGASAEVTYNFNGYTFSSLSAFRGYDYYPDWRTSQVIDIATNYHTNGSPRVKSIQEELKIATPKGQAAEATAGLFYYYEGLRTWGNRQYGTQAGSWFGNPAFLGQVDDLALNGLTTMSFAHNFTNQIAPFIQSVWHATPELDITTGLRYSYTEREGSTWGVTKGADLSGLTGVQQNAAVNMRQALGGPAYSLTNPFFSYGTTTHQGLVSGLASAAYHFAPDLLGYALYSHGGRPGGPNISTQFLPTGAPLTIKPETLDNYEIGLKSSFFDQRVIANVAAFVMVNRNYITSIAALTSLGTTTNYLANANAARARGVEVDIRAKPTEDLNFIFAGVYNDARFTDFKNGPCPFEQTNQQTAANPYCDMTGKPLSLVSRWTFTVGGEYSHTFDETIETLGKPVTTFIGADFSYQSKFYSNPDDSLYSVINGYGLLNLHAGLRANDDSWNFTGWVHNALNKHYFTTLSAALYPGAGIVGGSVGDPIMAGLTLAGKF; this is translated from the coding sequence ATGGCACAAACAGCCACGGATTCTTCCGTCGTTCAGGATGTCGTTGTCACAGCCCCGTCGCTTTCCGAGGTGCAAGCAACCGCGCGTCAATCCACAGCGGGGGCATCTTCTATCGTGACACAGCAGAGACTTGAGGCAAACCAAATTACCAACCTGGTACAAGCGCAAAGATTTCAACCAAGTTTACAATTCAAAGCACTCAATATTCAGAATCTGACTTATAACATACGCGGGTTCGGCAACGCCAGTTATAGTCAGCTTCTCGGTGTTTTCGGTGGCGTTCCTATTTACCTCGACGGAGTCTATCTACCGCGCCCCGGAGCCTCGACGATGGATATTGTCGGACTCAACGGTGTCGAAGTCCTGAAAGGTCCGCAATCGACTTCTGGCGGATGGGATAGCACAGGTGGCGTGGTCCTCATGACTACAGCTGCACCGACTTTCACTCCCGAGCAGAAACTCGAATTTTCCTATGGCAGCTATAATTTCGCTCGTTTAAGAGCCAGCATTTCTGGGCCAATCGGGGGAAGCGACAAAGCCGCATTCAGCGTCGGTTACCTCAATGTCGACCGAGAAGGGTATATTCCTGATGTCCATGATTTCAGTCATCGGTTCAACTCGTGGCATGACAAGAGCGTGCGCGCGCAAGTCCTGCTGCAACCTGACAACGATCTCAGCGTCCGCATGATCTTCGACTTTTCACGTGCGACACAGCAATGCTGTATCAATCTCTTCAATAGCGCCGTGACCAATTATGTAAATGGGGCGCCCGTGGCCAATAATTTCTATACACGCGCCGCTCGCTTCAACTATACACCCACCCCCAATCAGCTCGCGACCTATGAGAGCGATATCAGTGGTTACGTCTCGGAGGCAGTCATGGGCTATGGTGCCTCTGCCGAAGTCACTTATAATTTCAATGGGTACACTTTCTCCTCGCTCTCCGCCTTTCGTGGCTATGATTATTACCCGGATTGGCGCACGAGTCAGGTCATCGATATCGCAACCAATTATCACACGAACGGCTCCCCACGTGTGAAGTCGATCCAGGAAGAACTCAAGATTGCGACACCAAAAGGGCAAGCCGCCGAAGCAACTGCCGGTCTCTTCTATTATTATGAGGGCTTAAGAACCTGGGGCAACCGGCAATATGGGACACAGGCGGGAAGCTGGTTCGGTAATCCAGCATTTCTCGGCCAAGTAGACGATTTGGCCCTGAACGGCCTCACGACAATGAGTTTTGCACATAATTTTACCAATCAGATCGCACCCTTTATCCAGTCTGTATGGCACGCGACACCGGAACTCGATATCACGACCGGCCTACGCTATTCCTATACGGAAAGAGAAGGCTCAACCTGGGGTGTCACCAAAGGTGCCGATCTTTCTGGTTTGACTGGGGTCCAACAAAATGCCGCAGTCAATATGCGGCAAGCGCTCGGCGGCCCAGCCTATTCGCTGACCAATCCATTTTTTTCCTACGGCACGACGACGCATCAAGGCTTGGTTTCAGGCCTTGCTTCAGCCGCTTATCATTTCGCACCCGATCTTCTCGGTTATGCGCTTTATTCCCATGGCGGACGGCCCGGCGGTCCTAATATATCCACACAATTTCTGCCGACTGGAGCCCCGTTGACGATCAAGCCAGAAACCCTCGACAATTATGAGATCGGCTTAAAGAGTTCATTTTTTGACCAGCGCGTAATTGCCAATGTTGCCGCCTTTGTCATGGTAAATCGCAATTATATCACCTCTATCGCGGCTCTTACCTCACTCGGAACGACAACAAATTATCTCGCCAATGCCAATGCGGCGCGCGCCCGCGGCGTGGAAGTCGATATTCGCGCCAAGCCGACCGAAGATTTGAACTTTATCTTCGCGGGCGTTTACAACGATGCTCGGTTTACGGATTTCAAGAACGGGCCTTGTCCGTTCGAACAGACCAACCAACAGACGGCGGCAAACCCCTATTGTGATATGACAGGTAAACCTCTGTCTCTTGTCTCGCGCTGGACCTTTACGGTCGGCGGTGAATATAGCCACACGTTCGATGAAACAATCGAGACACTCGGCAAGCCAGTGACGACCTTCATCGGCGCAGACTTTTCCTATCAGAGCAAATTCTATTCAAATCCTGACGATTCACTCTACAGTGTTATAAACGGTTACGGTCTCCTGAATCTGCATGCCGGTCTCCGAGCTAACGACGACAGTTGGAATTTTACCGGCTGGGTGCATAACGCGTTGAACAAACATTATTTCACGACATTATCAGCAGCGCTTTATCCAGGTGCGGGAATTGTTGGCGGCAGTGTTGGCGATCCCATCATGGCCGGCTTGACATTGGCCGGCAAATTTTAA